The Apium graveolens cultivar Ventura chromosome 10, ASM990537v1, whole genome shotgun sequence nucleotide sequence TGAAATTATGAGAAACCTAAGAGAAATTATGTTACTGTACTAGAATCAGATTGAAAGTGGACTTTATTTCCTAGAGAAAAAAACCAACTACAAATAGAATTCTTTCATGCTATGCAGAAACaccttcaacatattcaagtaGGCAACATGAAGAGTATGCTATTGAACATATGTTAAGAGTGTTCGAGGTAGTTCTCTGTCGTAATCAAGAACCCATTGATTAAATGTACATAAAATATTTGCTATTTGCACTTGTATATATACCTAAAGGGCTTTCGCTCAACAATGTGGTAGAGGCGACCAGGTGCATACAGCCTCCTTGGATCTCTGATCATCCTCTCCTCTGTTATGCATGTATCTCTCATACACCTTAGGCATAGTATGCATGGCAAACTGTTGAAGGGAGATATAAGACTTGCATTAAATCTCCAAAAAGTTGAAAAGAAACTATCGAAACATCTTAAAAACAATCAATTAGCTGAACAGTCAACTTCCAAGCTTACTTCAGTAGAACACCTAAAGATATCAAATAAGCAAATAAGAAAAAAAAGACTTGGATGTATTAGGCATCTTTCAGTAAGTCCACCATGATTTAAAGAGCAACAAGTCCTCCATGATTAAAAGAGCAAAGTAAATCAAGTGAGTAGAAATACTAAGTATGAATTATCTTTCTTGTGCAAGAGTATCGTATAACTTCAGGATCCTGACAACAGCAGAAGGTACCAAGAAGTAATAAATTCCAATTTGTATTTTACCAGAAAAGTGACGTGAATATGTCTTCCAAGGGGGTGGCTGTTCGTGGCAAAAAGTCATCCTGCATTCAGCAAATATAAAGCCAGCATTAGGGTGATGTATGAAAAGCAATGGCATACTGATCACAATTCACAGCTTCATTAAAGAAGCATCCAACATTTAATTGGGAATCAGAATATCTTATGCAGTTTAAGAACAAGCATAATACATGGGAACCAGCAAGATTTGGCCAACTCGTagtaaaaaataatataaatacacATAAATAACTTAAGAACAATGGAATTCATCTACTAGAATCTGAGGCAGTTCAGATGAGAATCTTATGGCAAAAGAAGCTAATATGTTTCACATAAAGACGCTCGTGTCATATTAATGAAAGTTTGCATTCATCTGTTTTCATGTGTCCTTCCCGTTTCATATAGATTTTATTCACAATGGTTTAAAGACCAATGGAATTTGACATGTAAACAAGTTGATAGCTAAAACAGAAAGAAAAAAGGTACAATTGAGACCTGCAACACAAAGAAAAAAGCACTTGCCTGTAGCACAACCGAATTAATAACATCTGCATGTCTTACTGCCAAATTTAGAGACATACAACGGGCAGGAGCAATAGCATAGCATCTGACCCTCTTCCTTGATATATTACCCAATCTTTCAAGATTTTGTACTACCACCATGGCCAATAATGCTGCAACACCAGAGCCAAGTGAATGCCCCGCAAAAGTCAAAGTATAATTTGAGTATTTCTCCATTAATACCTTTAAAGTGTCACATTCCGCGTCCAAAACTAAATCAGCTGCTTTTAGTAGTCCGTTATGAACATAACCACCATCAAATTGCCTTTTACCTAACTTATTATCTAATAGAACTGCATAATCGCTCTCCTTTGCCAAATTAAGTCCCCTGATGGCAATAACAATGTCATCATGGGCATGATCAAGATACAAAATATATGGAGGGCAATGCCCATAGGTATCTTCATAAGTTCTTTTCTGAATCAACCAGTCTGGATCAACCCCATAACCTCCAGGAGGTTCTCTCAATGGGTTCCTAATATCATCTTCATAAATGGCTAGTATGTACCGACATAGCCGAGGCACCGGCTGGAATTCTTGGGCACTGGCTAGCCCCCAAGTCTCACTGTCATGGCCTGCAGTGTGAAGACAACGTTTCCATGCCCAACTGGCACATGCCAGACAATAAACACATTCAAGGAGCGGGAGGCCACATAAAATGGACATTTTAGGTTGGATTTACTGTTTATAAGATGATCAGGATGGAGGAATTTGGCATCCGTCCAAAAAGTGCTATTGGCACAACTTAGGCATATTCATTATATCCATCAGCAAAGTTAGTGTGCTTAACAAAGGTGACATGTTAGATATTCTCAGAATTCAGAGATTAACAAGAGTAGCTCTCAAGCTGGCACTCAAATTTTGGTAGCAAATTTATGATACCAGAAAGAACAGAACTGGGTACTCAGAAACTGTGGTGTTTTTTCAATTCGACAAAATCTTAACAGAATGACAACTTACAAGAAGCATGCCTGTATACATAAGTTTCAAATTCTACTGCAAATCATCTTAAATACGAACATCCAAGATTcactatatatatacacacacacaattCACTAAAGATTAATATAAGATGTTCTACAGAATctaaaacatcatatatgatcCTAATTCACAGATGCATGATTCACTACAAATAATATAAACTAACAATACAGGTAATGTTCACTTGTTTGTACTTTGTTGGCTGAATTAGTTTGTATGCAAACACATTCCTAGCTAAAAGGCCGGGTTTCGAACTTTGAACTGGTGAATATAAGTGTATCATGCATGGAATAAgatcaagagaagtggttgaaATTGTATAGATTGTTGTATAACAATGGGAGAATCCTGAGTGATAACAGTGAAATTAGAGTTGTAGTATAATTCAAACAAGAATTGATATGAAACAATAGTAGAGAGTGAAAGAGAAGAACAACAGAAAATGTGGAAAGAGGGAGGGATACCTGGTAACAAGTCAACTCCAAACCCAACTAACCAGGAGTACTAATTGTTTATATTAATCTTCTGTAGAATAGTAGCTAGCTAAATATTCATAATATGCTCAAGAAAGTATCGACAAGATTCAAATTATTATATACCAGAGTTGGTGCATGGCTCAAGCTTGCACTTAAAAAATCACTAGAAAGTGCAAACTTAGACGTCATATGCACTACGATTCCAAACCAGAAACAATTAGCAGTGGGATCCTCATTAAtatagtatattaaagactagtGCAAAAATAAGAACGTACATGATCCAAGCATAAAGAACCTGCATAATTTTTGGACAAAAGCTAACATGGCTGCAGTAATTTATACTGGCATATCCTATAAATCACTTGAATATACTTATTAGAAATAACAAAGTAGCAATTTATATTAGCAAAATGATTATCAGAACAGAGTACCAATTTATTCGGAAACAACTGACTTGTGTCTTGGCATAAATTTGGGATTGGCATTTATTTCCTATAACCATTACATAATTTGTTCAACAAAGACACGCCTGTAACTCTTGACCCCTGACTCTGACTGGACTGTAGGATACAGTGTGTACAACACAATTAACCACAAGCAGGTCACTGAAGTATACTTGGGCATTATCATCAAGGTTACAGGGAAAAATAACACAAGGTATATATAGAAGTACATTTTAGCTTTAGGCAAAATCGGATTGTTGGAAACACTCCAGAAGAGGATACGAGTAATGTTCAGGTTTTGAACTTTTGTGTAAGTTTCTCAACTCCATCCCTGCAATCTCCTGCAACACGCTTTGCCCCTTCCTTGGCATTTGAAATGAACTCACTTGAACTCTGTTGGAACTCCTGTAAAGACCCCGCTACTTTGGATACCGTAGCATCTTTTAGCTCTACACAGCTGCCCCTTGTTTTCACTATCCACTCTTTTAAGACAGATATTAACACATGTATCTTTTGTATGACCTTGTCGATTGTATCTTTGGATCTCCCTTTTAAATCAAACGCCAGTGCCTTAAGCTTATCCACCAAGCTTTCGGCTCTACTGACGGTTCCTTCAACTGATGTTTCAGTTCCAGCATTGAGCCAAGAAA carries:
- the LOC141689385 gene encoding uncharacterized protein LOC141689385; amino-acid sequence: MSILCGLPLLECVYCLACASWAWKRCLHTAGHDSETWGLASAQEFQPVPRLCRYILAIYEDDIRNPLREPPGGYGVDPDWLIQKRTYEDTYGHCPPYILYLDHAHDDIVIAIRGLNLAKESDYAVLLDNKLGKRQFDGGYVHNGLLKAADLVLDAECDTLKVLMEKYSNYTLTFAGHSLGSGVAALLAMVVVQNLERLGNISRKRVRCYAIAPARCMSLNLAVRHADVINSVVLQDDFLPRTATPLEDIFTSLFCLPCILCLRCMRDTCITEERMIRDPRRLYAPGRLYHIVERKPFRCGRFPPVVRTAVPVDGRFEHIVLSCNATSDHAIIWIEREAKIALDIMLEQDPIMEIPAKQKIERQKTLDKEHSKEYKAALQRAVTLAVPHAFLPSTYGTFEEKEVGENSNMSSGDSWTESFKARESWDDLIEHLFEKTDSGNMVLKNITP